Proteins from a genomic interval of Saccopteryx leptura isolate mSacLep1 chromosome 13, mSacLep1_pri_phased_curated, whole genome shotgun sequence:
- the LOC136384938 gene encoding putative DMBT1-like protein yields MGCTGRESFLGQCPHAGWSLHNCGPGEDASVVCSAETEYLKPALAAEVSPPRPEENAEDSLRMPQGDGNSATILSVLLAAVSTQPPPVTTARETPPVLSTSTIPEDVNHPTIWSASEDNEKLPTLSSVLPVVDLPPSRRRANVPWPNPSEGWPTMRLVNGTGRCSGRVEVFYQGTWGSVCGDGWGLKEAHVVCRQLGCGQAVSAPLGAHFGPGFGKILLDNVHCSGEESHLALCAHDTWFTHNCGHEEDAGAICSGSLVATPSPPGSHLRVGPGTV; encoded by the exons ATGGGCtgtacaggaagggagagttttCTGGGACAGTGTCCTCACGCCGGCTGGTCCCTTCATAACTGCGGTCCTGGAGAAGATGCCAGTGTCGTCTGCTCAG CGGAGACTGAGTATTTAAAGCCTGCTTTGG CTGCTGAAGTCTCACCCCCTCGGCCCGAGGAGAACGCCGAGGACTCACTCCGGATGCCCCAAG GTGATGGAAACTCGGCAACCATATTATCAG TTCTACTTGCTGCCGTCTCAACTCAGCCCCCTCCTGTGACTACGGCCCGTGAAACACCACCAG TACTCTCAACTTCCACCATCCCAGAAGACGTGAACCACCCGACCATATGGTCAG CCTCAGAAGATAATGAAAAGTTACCAACCCTTTCATCAG TGCTGCCTGTGGTTGACTTGCCACCTTCGAGGCGCAGAGCCAATGTTCCTTGGCCCAACCCATCAG AAGGCTGGCCCACGATGAGGCTCGTGAACGGGACTGGGAGGTGCTCTGGCCGGGTGGAAGTTTTCTACCAGGGCACCTGGGGGTCGGTGTGTGGTGACGGCTGGGGTCTGAAGGAGGCGCACGTGGTGTGCAGGCAGCTTGGGTGTGGCCAGGCAGTGTCCGCCCCTCTGGGCGCCCACTTTGGTCCCGGCTTTGGGAAGATTCTCCTGGACAATGTGCACTGTAGTGGCGAGGAGAGCCACCTGGCCCTGTGTGCCCATGACACCTGGTTCACTCACAACTGCGGCCACGAAGAGGACGCCGGAGCCATCTGCTCGG GTTCTCTAGTGGCCACCCCCAGCCCTCCAG GCAGCCACCTGAGAGTAGGTCCCGGCACTGTTTAG
- the C13H10orf120 gene encoding uncharacterized protein C10orf120 homolog, which yields TGKSAHDQVSLCCQRDRCNASSLGIWTRFHNSDPRIALGKYSPMEKEIIRLGGTHTVASRKFLTYKQEEEWRMLKKLRRRSSDYKQLMQYKKQHPSACSTCGPLAEKVWTAEVIVLPGELRMPPRERLTVRKHVERMQRARALSSYPPLPHIEKSRDAPVLSGGGEDEDNGKEDYDDVAQEGRDEAKSKTPRRQEIKMNVIFKSEEPSPRLTYQPADLKPFFPAKKAERSIAGLTNRNLFRVAEFPGDLMLLNQDFISRGTHPGDGTKARRPEEEPAGKAYTGKPASHRY from the exons ACAGGCAAGTCTGCTCATGATCAAGTGTCCCTGTGCTGCCAAAGGGATCGATGCAATGCTTCATCTTTGGG gATATGGACTAGATTCCACAACTCAGACCCAAGGATTGCCCTCGGGAAATACTCCCCCATGGAAAAGGAGATCATA CGTCTAGGGGGCACCCACACTGTGGCATCCAGGAAGTTTCTGACTTACAAGCAAGAGGAGGAATGGAGAATGCTCAAGAAGCTGCGGCGGCGGTCTTCAGACTACAAACAGCTGATGCAATATAAGAAGCAGCACCCCTCAGCTTGTTCCACCTGTGGGCCCCTAGCAGAGAAAGTGTGGACGGCTGAGGTGATCGTGCTCCCAGGGGAGCTCAGGATGCCGCCGCGGGAGAGGCTCACCGTCCGCAAGCACGTGGAACGCATGCAGCGCGCGAGAGCCCTGAGCTCCTACCCGCCGCTCCCCCACATTGAAAAGTCTAGGGACGCCCCCGTTCTGTCCGGAGGGGGTGAGGACGAGGACAACGGTAAGGAGGATTATGACGATGTCGCACAAGAGGGGAGAGACGAGGCCAAGAGCAAAACCCCaagaagacaagaaataaaaatgaacgtCATTTTCAAGTCAGAAGAACCCAGTCCACGTTTAACCTACCAGCCCGCTGACCTGAAACCATTCTTTCCCGCAAAGAAGGCCGAACGGTCCATCGCTGGCTTAACGAACCGCAACCTTTTCCGAGTAGCTGAGTTCCCGGGAGACCTGATGCTGCTGAACCAGGATTTTATATCCCGCGGCACCCACCCCGGTGATGGGACAAAGGCCAGGCGCCCGGAAGAAGAGCCTGCCGGGAAAGCCTACACAGGCAAGCCTGCATCTCACCGTTACTAA